From the genome of Apus apus isolate bApuApu2 chromosome 19, bApuApu2.pri.cur, whole genome shotgun sequence, one region includes:
- the LRSAM1 gene encoding E3 ubiquitin-protein ligase LRSAM1 isoform X1: protein MLITRATGTELQSELKMPLFFRKKKPSDDARKRLEYQMCLAKEAGADDTLDISKCELSEVPYGAFATCKVLQKKVLIIHTNNLTALVPKSCSLLSLITVKVLDLHNNQLASLPAEIGQLASLQVLNLERNLLTSLPQSIGDLAQLQMLNVKGNKLRELPAALGGLRSLRALDVRENPLRALPRALAHVRTLETLALDASSMTYPSPDVCSAGTEAIQQFLCKESGIVYYPPSQSPLPTLESDGGGTAVDGVDRAVQKYLEEESEWQNKFLDYEKRKEQKMQEKLEFERRLNMGQREQALLVQQVNTQKDEMLQTVREDQMRLEEGLTKHQCCVEEEHLKLLQQLKEAEQGVATRIQKLLEDNQRQKQSSDILKSLENDRIRMEQLMAITQEETEHLRRKEVASAMQQMLAESYKNKLIQMTYESRRQDLVNQACSSLAEMDEKFQQILAWQQLDQNKAVSQILQQIEMQKAAFEALQVKKDLMHRQIRNQIKLIERELLQLTQLELKRQELDTETLQGVITEQRQALSYLLQQLLKDKKQREEELRQILLELELKSETKQENYWLIQYQRLQSQKPLSLKLQEEGLERQLVTLLMELSAEHYVPVFAHHRLSLRALSTMTASDLEKMGVLEAGLQRAIPRRAQEILAVAKTIPELLRTVDTEVPAAPEPSAPFEELPSPVVPTAPLLQWDEKKSECVVCMEQETQMVFLPCGHVCCCQTCCQRLQTCPLCRKDIAQRIRIFQSG from the exons GTTCCTTATGGGGCCTTTGCAACTTGTAAAGTCCTGCAAAAAAAG GTGCTGATTATTCATACAAATAATCTGACAGCTTTAGTTCCAAAGTCCTGCAGCCTCCTGAGTCTCATAACTGTGAAG GTTCTAGATCTGCACAACAACCAGCTGGCATCACTTCCTGCTGAGATTGGTCAGCTGGCATCTCTGCAG GTCCTAAACCTTGAAAGGAATCTTTTAACAAGTCTTCCACAATCTATAGGAGACCTTGCCCAGCTCCAGATGCTCAATGTGAAAG GTAacaagctgagggagctgccagctgccctgggggggCTGCGGAGCCTGCGCGCCCTGGACGTCCGGGAGAACCCGCTGCGGGCGCTGCCGCGCGCGCTGGCCCACGTCCGCACGCTGGAG ACGCTGGCCCTGGATGCCTCTTCCATGACCTACCCATCACCTGATGTTTGCAGTGCAGGTACAGAGGCCATTCAGCAGTTTCTCTGCAAAG AGTCTGGAATTGTGTACTACCCCCCCTCACAGAGTCCGCTCCCCACGCTGGAGAGTGATGGAGGAGGAACAGCAGTGGATGGGGTGGACAGGGCAGTGCAGAAGTACTTGGAGGAGGAGAGTGAGTGGCAG aacaaattcTTGGATTATGAGAAGAGGAAG gaacagaaaatgcaggagaAGTTGGAATTTGAGCGGCGCCTGAACATGGGGCAAAGAGAACAAGCTCTGCTTGTTCAGCAGGTCAACACTCAGAAAGATGAGATGCTTCAGACAGTAAGAGAG GACCAGATGAGGCTGGAGGAGGGTCTGACCAAGCACCAGTGCTGCGTGGAGGAGGAGCacctgaagctgctgcagcagctgaaggaggcagagcagggtgtTGCCACTCGCatccagaagctgctggaggacaACCAGAG gCAGAAACAAAGTTCAGACATTCTGAAATCCTTGGAGAATGACCG AATAAGGATGGAGCAGCTGATGGCCATAACACAGGAGGAGACGGAGCATCTGCGCAGAAAGGAGGTGGCCT CTGCCATGCAGCAGATGCTGGCTGAGAGCTACAAGAACAAGCTGATCCAAATGACCTACGAGTCCCGTCGGCAAGACCTTGTCAACCAGGCCTGCTCCAG CCTAGCAGAGATGGATGAGAAATTCCAGCAAATCCTGGCTTGGCAACAGCTGGACCAGAACAAAGCTGTTAGTCAGATCCTGCAGCAG ATTGAGATGCAGAAAGCTGCCTTTGAAGCTCTCCAAGTGAAGAAGGACCTTATGCACAGGCAGATCAGGAACCAG ATTAAATTAATAGAAAGAGAGTTATTGCAGCTGACACAGCTGGAGTTAAAGAGgcaagaactggacacagagACGCTGCAG GGGGTGATCACAGAGCAACGCCAGGCACTCAGctacctgctgcagcagctgctcaaggacaagaagcaaagggaagaggagctgcGACAAATACTG ctagAACTGGAGCTGAAGAGTGAAACCAAACAGGAGAACTACTGGCTGATCCAGTACCAGCgcctgcagagccagaagcCCCTCTCCCTGAAACTCCAG GAGGAGGGTCTGGAGCGGCAGCTGGTGACGCTGCTGATGGAACTGTCTGCAGAACACTACGTGCCTGTCTTTGCCCACCACCGGCTCTCCCTGCGGGCGCTCAGCACCATGACTGCCAGTGACCTGGAAAAG ATGGGCGTGCTGGAGGCTGGGCTGCAGCGAGCCATCCCCAGGCGAGCTCAGGAGATCCTGGCTGTGGCCAAGACCATCCCAG agctgctgaggacAGTGGACACCgaggtccctgcagccccagagcccaGTGCTCCCTTCGAGGAGCTTCCCAGCCCGGTGGTCCCAACAGCTCCACTGCTGCAGTGGGATGAGAAGAAGTCTGAGTGTGTCGTCTGCATGGAGCAAGAG acCCAGATGGTTTTCCTGCCCTGTGGCCACgtctgctgctgccagacctGCTGCCAGCGGCTGCAGACGTGTCCCCTGTGCCGCAAGGACATCGCGCAGCGCATCCGCATCTTCCAGAGCGGCTAG
- the LRSAM1 gene encoding E3 ubiquitin-protein ligase LRSAM1 isoform X2, translated as MLITRATGTELQSELKMPLFFRKKKPSDDARKRLEYQMCLAKEAGADDTLDISKCELSEVPYGAFATCKVLQKKVLIIHTNNLTALVPKSCSLLSLITVKVLDLHNNQLASLPAEIGQLASLQVLNLERNLLTSLPQSIGDLAQLQMLNVKGNKLRELPAALGGLRSLRALDVRENPLRALPRALAHVRTLETLALDASSMTYPSPDVCSAGTEAIQQFLCKESGIVYYPPSQSPLPTLESDGGGTAVDGVDRAVQKYLEEESEWQEQKMQEKLEFERRLNMGQREQALLVQQVNTQKDEMLQTVREDQMRLEEGLTKHQCCVEEEHLKLLQQLKEAEQGVATRIQKLLEDNQRQKQSSDILKSLENDRIRMEQLMAITQEETEHLRRKEVASAMQQMLAESYKNKLIQMTYESRRQDLVNQACSSLAEMDEKFQQILAWQQLDQNKAVSQILQQIEMQKAAFEALQVKKDLMHRQIRNQIKLIERELLQLTQLELKRQELDTETLQGVITEQRQALSYLLQQLLKDKKQREEELRQILLELELKSETKQENYWLIQYQRLQSQKPLSLKLQEEGLERQLVTLLMELSAEHYVPVFAHHRLSLRALSTMTASDLEKMGVLEAGLQRAIPRRAQEILAVAKTIPELLRTVDTEVPAAPEPSAPFEELPSPVVPTAPLLQWDEKKSECVVCMEQETQMVFLPCGHVCCCQTCCQRLQTCPLCRKDIAQRIRIFQSG; from the exons GTTCCTTATGGGGCCTTTGCAACTTGTAAAGTCCTGCAAAAAAAG GTGCTGATTATTCATACAAATAATCTGACAGCTTTAGTTCCAAAGTCCTGCAGCCTCCTGAGTCTCATAACTGTGAAG GTTCTAGATCTGCACAACAACCAGCTGGCATCACTTCCTGCTGAGATTGGTCAGCTGGCATCTCTGCAG GTCCTAAACCTTGAAAGGAATCTTTTAACAAGTCTTCCACAATCTATAGGAGACCTTGCCCAGCTCCAGATGCTCAATGTGAAAG GTAacaagctgagggagctgccagctgccctgggggggCTGCGGAGCCTGCGCGCCCTGGACGTCCGGGAGAACCCGCTGCGGGCGCTGCCGCGCGCGCTGGCCCACGTCCGCACGCTGGAG ACGCTGGCCCTGGATGCCTCTTCCATGACCTACCCATCACCTGATGTTTGCAGTGCAGGTACAGAGGCCATTCAGCAGTTTCTCTGCAAAG AGTCTGGAATTGTGTACTACCCCCCCTCACAGAGTCCGCTCCCCACGCTGGAGAGTGATGGAGGAGGAACAGCAGTGGATGGGGTGGACAGGGCAGTGCAGAAGTACTTGGAGGAGGAGAGTGAGTGGCAG gaacagaaaatgcaggagaAGTTGGAATTTGAGCGGCGCCTGAACATGGGGCAAAGAGAACAAGCTCTGCTTGTTCAGCAGGTCAACACTCAGAAAGATGAGATGCTTCAGACAGTAAGAGAG GACCAGATGAGGCTGGAGGAGGGTCTGACCAAGCACCAGTGCTGCGTGGAGGAGGAGCacctgaagctgctgcagcagctgaaggaggcagagcagggtgtTGCCACTCGCatccagaagctgctggaggacaACCAGAG gCAGAAACAAAGTTCAGACATTCTGAAATCCTTGGAGAATGACCG AATAAGGATGGAGCAGCTGATGGCCATAACACAGGAGGAGACGGAGCATCTGCGCAGAAAGGAGGTGGCCT CTGCCATGCAGCAGATGCTGGCTGAGAGCTACAAGAACAAGCTGATCCAAATGACCTACGAGTCCCGTCGGCAAGACCTTGTCAACCAGGCCTGCTCCAG CCTAGCAGAGATGGATGAGAAATTCCAGCAAATCCTGGCTTGGCAACAGCTGGACCAGAACAAAGCTGTTAGTCAGATCCTGCAGCAG ATTGAGATGCAGAAAGCTGCCTTTGAAGCTCTCCAAGTGAAGAAGGACCTTATGCACAGGCAGATCAGGAACCAG ATTAAATTAATAGAAAGAGAGTTATTGCAGCTGACACAGCTGGAGTTAAAGAGgcaagaactggacacagagACGCTGCAG GGGGTGATCACAGAGCAACGCCAGGCACTCAGctacctgctgcagcagctgctcaaggacaagaagcaaagggaagaggagctgcGACAAATACTG ctagAACTGGAGCTGAAGAGTGAAACCAAACAGGAGAACTACTGGCTGATCCAGTACCAGCgcctgcagagccagaagcCCCTCTCCCTGAAACTCCAG GAGGAGGGTCTGGAGCGGCAGCTGGTGACGCTGCTGATGGAACTGTCTGCAGAACACTACGTGCCTGTCTTTGCCCACCACCGGCTCTCCCTGCGGGCGCTCAGCACCATGACTGCCAGTGACCTGGAAAAG ATGGGCGTGCTGGAGGCTGGGCTGCAGCGAGCCATCCCCAGGCGAGCTCAGGAGATCCTGGCTGTGGCCAAGACCATCCCAG agctgctgaggacAGTGGACACCgaggtccctgcagccccagagcccaGTGCTCCCTTCGAGGAGCTTCCCAGCCCGGTGGTCCCAACAGCTCCACTGCTGCAGTGGGATGAGAAGAAGTCTGAGTGTGTCGTCTGCATGGAGCAAGAG acCCAGATGGTTTTCCTGCCCTGTGGCCACgtctgctgctgccagacctGCTGCCAGCGGCTGCAGACGTGTCCCCTGTGCCGCAAGGACATCGCGCAGCGCATCCGCATCTTCCAGAGCGGCTAG
- the LRSAM1 gene encoding E3 ubiquitin-protein ligase LRSAM1 isoform X3 — protein MLITRATGTELQSELKMPLFFRKKKPSDDARKRLEYQMCLAKEAGADDTLDISKCELSEVPYGAFATCKVLQKKVLIIHTNNLTALVPKSCSLLSLITVKVLDLHNNQLASLPAEIGQLASLQVLNLERNLLTSLPQSIGDLAQLQMLNVKGNKLRELPAALGGLRSLRALDVRENPLRALPRALAHVRTLETLALDASSMTYPSPDVCSAGTEAIQQFLCKESGIVYYPPSQSPLPTLESDGGGTAVDGVDRAVQKYLEEESEWQNKFLDYEKRKEQKMQEKLEFERRLNMGQREQALLVQQVNTQKDEMLQTVREDQMRLEEGLTKHQCCVEEEHLKLLQQLKEAEQGVATRIQKLLEDNQRQKQSSDILKSLENDRIRMEQLMAITQEETEHLRRKEVASAMQQMLAESYKNKLIQMTYESRRQDLVNQACSSLAEMDEKFQQILAWQQLDQNKAVSQILQQIEMQKAAFEALQVKKDLMHRQIRNQGVITEQRQALSYLLQQLLKDKKQREEELRQILLELELKSETKQENYWLIQYQRLQSQKPLSLKLQEEGLERQLVTLLMELSAEHYVPVFAHHRLSLRALSTMTASDLEKMGVLEAGLQRAIPRRAQEILAVAKTIPELLRTVDTEVPAAPEPSAPFEELPSPVVPTAPLLQWDEKKSECVVCMEQETQMVFLPCGHVCCCQTCCQRLQTCPLCRKDIAQRIRIFQSG, from the exons GTTCCTTATGGGGCCTTTGCAACTTGTAAAGTCCTGCAAAAAAAG GTGCTGATTATTCATACAAATAATCTGACAGCTTTAGTTCCAAAGTCCTGCAGCCTCCTGAGTCTCATAACTGTGAAG GTTCTAGATCTGCACAACAACCAGCTGGCATCACTTCCTGCTGAGATTGGTCAGCTGGCATCTCTGCAG GTCCTAAACCTTGAAAGGAATCTTTTAACAAGTCTTCCACAATCTATAGGAGACCTTGCCCAGCTCCAGATGCTCAATGTGAAAG GTAacaagctgagggagctgccagctgccctgggggggCTGCGGAGCCTGCGCGCCCTGGACGTCCGGGAGAACCCGCTGCGGGCGCTGCCGCGCGCGCTGGCCCACGTCCGCACGCTGGAG ACGCTGGCCCTGGATGCCTCTTCCATGACCTACCCATCACCTGATGTTTGCAGTGCAGGTACAGAGGCCATTCAGCAGTTTCTCTGCAAAG AGTCTGGAATTGTGTACTACCCCCCCTCACAGAGTCCGCTCCCCACGCTGGAGAGTGATGGAGGAGGAACAGCAGTGGATGGGGTGGACAGGGCAGTGCAGAAGTACTTGGAGGAGGAGAGTGAGTGGCAG aacaaattcTTGGATTATGAGAAGAGGAAG gaacagaaaatgcaggagaAGTTGGAATTTGAGCGGCGCCTGAACATGGGGCAAAGAGAACAAGCTCTGCTTGTTCAGCAGGTCAACACTCAGAAAGATGAGATGCTTCAGACAGTAAGAGAG GACCAGATGAGGCTGGAGGAGGGTCTGACCAAGCACCAGTGCTGCGTGGAGGAGGAGCacctgaagctgctgcagcagctgaaggaggcagagcagggtgtTGCCACTCGCatccagaagctgctggaggacaACCAGAG gCAGAAACAAAGTTCAGACATTCTGAAATCCTTGGAGAATGACCG AATAAGGATGGAGCAGCTGATGGCCATAACACAGGAGGAGACGGAGCATCTGCGCAGAAAGGAGGTGGCCT CTGCCATGCAGCAGATGCTGGCTGAGAGCTACAAGAACAAGCTGATCCAAATGACCTACGAGTCCCGTCGGCAAGACCTTGTCAACCAGGCCTGCTCCAG CCTAGCAGAGATGGATGAGAAATTCCAGCAAATCCTGGCTTGGCAACAGCTGGACCAGAACAAAGCTGTTAGTCAGATCCTGCAGCAG ATTGAGATGCAGAAAGCTGCCTTTGAAGCTCTCCAAGTGAAGAAGGACCTTATGCACAGGCAGATCAGGAACCAG GGGGTGATCACAGAGCAACGCCAGGCACTCAGctacctgctgcagcagctgctcaaggacaagaagcaaagggaagaggagctgcGACAAATACTG ctagAACTGGAGCTGAAGAGTGAAACCAAACAGGAGAACTACTGGCTGATCCAGTACCAGCgcctgcagagccagaagcCCCTCTCCCTGAAACTCCAG GAGGAGGGTCTGGAGCGGCAGCTGGTGACGCTGCTGATGGAACTGTCTGCAGAACACTACGTGCCTGTCTTTGCCCACCACCGGCTCTCCCTGCGGGCGCTCAGCACCATGACTGCCAGTGACCTGGAAAAG ATGGGCGTGCTGGAGGCTGGGCTGCAGCGAGCCATCCCCAGGCGAGCTCAGGAGATCCTGGCTGTGGCCAAGACCATCCCAG agctgctgaggacAGTGGACACCgaggtccctgcagccccagagcccaGTGCTCCCTTCGAGGAGCTTCCCAGCCCGGTGGTCCCAACAGCTCCACTGCTGCAGTGGGATGAGAAGAAGTCTGAGTGTGTCGTCTGCATGGAGCAAGAG acCCAGATGGTTTTCCTGCCCTGTGGCCACgtctgctgctgccagacctGCTGCCAGCGGCTGCAGACGTGTCCCCTGTGCCGCAAGGACATCGCGCAGCGCATCCGCATCTTCCAGAGCGGCTAG
- the LRSAM1 gene encoding E3 ubiquitin-protein ligase LRSAM1 isoform X4 yields MTYPSPDVCSAGTEAIQQFLCKESGIVYYPPSQSPLPTLESDGGGTAVDGVDRAVQKYLEEESEWQNKFLDYEKRKEQKMQEKLEFERRLNMGQREQALLVQQVNTQKDEMLQTVREDQMRLEEGLTKHQCCVEEEHLKLLQQLKEAEQGVATRIQKLLEDNQRQKQSSDILKSLENDRIRMEQLMAITQEETEHLRRKEVASAMQQMLAESYKNKLIQMTYESRRQDLVNQACSSLAEMDEKFQQILAWQQLDQNKAVSQILQQIEMQKAAFEALQVKKDLMHRQIRNQIKLIERELLQLTQLELKRQELDTETLQGVITEQRQALSYLLQQLLKDKKQREEELRQILLELELKSETKQENYWLIQYQRLQSQKPLSLKLQEEGLERQLVTLLMELSAEHYVPVFAHHRLSLRALSTMTASDLEKMGVLEAGLQRAIPRRAQEILAVAKTIPELLRTVDTEVPAAPEPSAPFEELPSPVVPTAPLLQWDEKKSECVVCMEQETQMVFLPCGHVCCCQTCCQRLQTCPLCRKDIAQRIRIFQSG; encoded by the exons ATGACCTACCCATCACCTGATGTTTGCAGTGCAGGTACAGAGGCCATTCAGCAGTTTCTCTGCAAAG AGTCTGGAATTGTGTACTACCCCCCCTCACAGAGTCCGCTCCCCACGCTGGAGAGTGATGGAGGAGGAACAGCAGTGGATGGGGTGGACAGGGCAGTGCAGAAGTACTTGGAGGAGGAGAGTGAGTGGCAG aacaaattcTTGGATTATGAGAAGAGGAAG gaacagaaaatgcaggagaAGTTGGAATTTGAGCGGCGCCTGAACATGGGGCAAAGAGAACAAGCTCTGCTTGTTCAGCAGGTCAACACTCAGAAAGATGAGATGCTTCAGACAGTAAGAGAG GACCAGATGAGGCTGGAGGAGGGTCTGACCAAGCACCAGTGCTGCGTGGAGGAGGAGCacctgaagctgctgcagcagctgaaggaggcagagcagggtgtTGCCACTCGCatccagaagctgctggaggacaACCAGAG gCAGAAACAAAGTTCAGACATTCTGAAATCCTTGGAGAATGACCG AATAAGGATGGAGCAGCTGATGGCCATAACACAGGAGGAGACGGAGCATCTGCGCAGAAAGGAGGTGGCCT CTGCCATGCAGCAGATGCTGGCTGAGAGCTACAAGAACAAGCTGATCCAAATGACCTACGAGTCCCGTCGGCAAGACCTTGTCAACCAGGCCTGCTCCAG CCTAGCAGAGATGGATGAGAAATTCCAGCAAATCCTGGCTTGGCAACAGCTGGACCAGAACAAAGCTGTTAGTCAGATCCTGCAGCAG ATTGAGATGCAGAAAGCTGCCTTTGAAGCTCTCCAAGTGAAGAAGGACCTTATGCACAGGCAGATCAGGAACCAG ATTAAATTAATAGAAAGAGAGTTATTGCAGCTGACACAGCTGGAGTTAAAGAGgcaagaactggacacagagACGCTGCAG GGGGTGATCACAGAGCAACGCCAGGCACTCAGctacctgctgcagcagctgctcaaggacaagaagcaaagggaagaggagctgcGACAAATACTG ctagAACTGGAGCTGAAGAGTGAAACCAAACAGGAGAACTACTGGCTGATCCAGTACCAGCgcctgcagagccagaagcCCCTCTCCCTGAAACTCCAG GAGGAGGGTCTGGAGCGGCAGCTGGTGACGCTGCTGATGGAACTGTCTGCAGAACACTACGTGCCTGTCTTTGCCCACCACCGGCTCTCCCTGCGGGCGCTCAGCACCATGACTGCCAGTGACCTGGAAAAG ATGGGCGTGCTGGAGGCTGGGCTGCAGCGAGCCATCCCCAGGCGAGCTCAGGAGATCCTGGCTGTGGCCAAGACCATCCCAG agctgctgaggacAGTGGACACCgaggtccctgcagccccagagcccaGTGCTCCCTTCGAGGAGCTTCCCAGCCCGGTGGTCCCAACAGCTCCACTGCTGCAGTGGGATGAGAAGAAGTCTGAGTGTGTCGTCTGCATGGAGCAAGAG acCCAGATGGTTTTCCTGCCCTGTGGCCACgtctgctgctgccagacctGCTGCCAGCGGCTGCAGACGTGTCCCCTGTGCCGCAAGGACATCGCGCAGCGCATCCGCATCTTCCAGAGCGGCTAG
- the LRSAM1 gene encoding E3 ubiquitin-protein ligase LRSAM1 isoform X5, producing the protein MFAELDPGLPHQEQKMQEKLEFERRLNMGQREQALLVQQVNTQKDEMLQTVREDQMRLEEGLTKHQCCVEEEHLKLLQQLKEAEQGVATRIQKLLEDNQRQKQSSDILKSLENDRIRMEQLMAITQEETEHLRRKEVASAMQQMLAESYKNKLIQMTYESRRQDLVNQACSSLAEMDEKFQQILAWQQLDQNKAVSQILQQIEMQKAAFEALQVKKDLMHRQIRNQIKLIERELLQLTQLELKRQELDTETLQGVITEQRQALSYLLQQLLKDKKQREEELRQILLELELKSETKQENYWLIQYQRLQSQKPLSLKLQEEGLERQLVTLLMELSAEHYVPVFAHHRLSLRALSTMTASDLEKMGVLEAGLQRAIPRRAQEILAVAKTIPELLRTVDTEVPAAPEPSAPFEELPSPVVPTAPLLQWDEKKSECVVCMEQETQMVFLPCGHVCCCQTCCQRLQTCPLCRKDIAQRIRIFQSG; encoded by the exons ATGTTTGCAGAATTGGATCCAGGGCTTCCACACCAG gaacagaaaatgcaggagaAGTTGGAATTTGAGCGGCGCCTGAACATGGGGCAAAGAGAACAAGCTCTGCTTGTTCAGCAGGTCAACACTCAGAAAGATGAGATGCTTCAGACAGTAAGAGAG GACCAGATGAGGCTGGAGGAGGGTCTGACCAAGCACCAGTGCTGCGTGGAGGAGGAGCacctgaagctgctgcagcagctgaaggaggcagagcagggtgtTGCCACTCGCatccagaagctgctggaggacaACCAGAG gCAGAAACAAAGTTCAGACATTCTGAAATCCTTGGAGAATGACCG AATAAGGATGGAGCAGCTGATGGCCATAACACAGGAGGAGACGGAGCATCTGCGCAGAAAGGAGGTGGCCT CTGCCATGCAGCAGATGCTGGCTGAGAGCTACAAGAACAAGCTGATCCAAATGACCTACGAGTCCCGTCGGCAAGACCTTGTCAACCAGGCCTGCTCCAG CCTAGCAGAGATGGATGAGAAATTCCAGCAAATCCTGGCTTGGCAACAGCTGGACCAGAACAAAGCTGTTAGTCAGATCCTGCAGCAG ATTGAGATGCAGAAAGCTGCCTTTGAAGCTCTCCAAGTGAAGAAGGACCTTATGCACAGGCAGATCAGGAACCAG ATTAAATTAATAGAAAGAGAGTTATTGCAGCTGACACAGCTGGAGTTAAAGAGgcaagaactggacacagagACGCTGCAG GGGGTGATCACAGAGCAACGCCAGGCACTCAGctacctgctgcagcagctgctcaaggacaagaagcaaagggaagaggagctgcGACAAATACTG ctagAACTGGAGCTGAAGAGTGAAACCAAACAGGAGAACTACTGGCTGATCCAGTACCAGCgcctgcagagccagaagcCCCTCTCCCTGAAACTCCAG GAGGAGGGTCTGGAGCGGCAGCTGGTGACGCTGCTGATGGAACTGTCTGCAGAACACTACGTGCCTGTCTTTGCCCACCACCGGCTCTCCCTGCGGGCGCTCAGCACCATGACTGCCAGTGACCTGGAAAAG ATGGGCGTGCTGGAGGCTGGGCTGCAGCGAGCCATCCCCAGGCGAGCTCAGGAGATCCTGGCTGTGGCCAAGACCATCCCAG agctgctgaggacAGTGGACACCgaggtccctgcagccccagagcccaGTGCTCCCTTCGAGGAGCTTCCCAGCCCGGTGGTCCCAACAGCTCCACTGCTGCAGTGGGATGAGAAGAAGTCTGAGTGTGTCGTCTGCATGGAGCAAGAG acCCAGATGGTTTTCCTGCCCTGTGGCCACgtctgctgctgccagacctGCTGCCAGCGGCTGCAGACGTGTCCCCTGTGCCGCAAGGACATCGCGCAGCGCATCCGCATCTTCCAGAGCGGCTAG